One region of Kineococcus radiotolerans SRS30216 = ATCC BAA-149 genomic DNA includes:
- a CDS encoding aminoglycoside phosphotransferase, with protein sequence MAGFLGGPPVVELPAAAGFTASIASTVVDARGRRLFIKAAALGDGMGEAVEAGAALANVVGDLGPQLRGSMACGSWRVAAYEVLDGATVSTWRSEDLPALLKVVKRMRARLDPSPTPGITPFAEAFTPLLGTWQALAAGPAPGDPGAVTVEHVRGRPLPVDVAVEQLAELESRWLPTLMAGAALHHGDLRRDNVMREPGGRLRIVDWTHRWSAPGWLDLVRLAPDVAADGHDPQELLETSCWADAPADAVNVALAGLAGRCWREGHLPEVAAIPGLRVMQREQGLQTLRWLEQRLTTPRR encoded by the coding sequence GTGGCCGGCTTCCTCGGCGGCCCACCCGTGGTGGAGCTCCCTGCGGCGGCGGGGTTCACCGCCTCCATCGCCTCCACCGTCGTCGACGCCCGCGGACGGCGGCTCTTCATCAAGGCTGCTGCCCTCGGCGATGGGATGGGTGAGGCCGTCGAAGCGGGTGCGGCGCTCGCCAACGTCGTCGGCGACCTCGGGCCGCAGCTGCGGGGATCAATGGCGTGCGGTTCCTGGCGGGTCGCCGCCTACGAGGTGCTGGACGGTGCGACCGTCAGCACCTGGCGCAGTGAGGACCTCCCAGCTCTGCTGAAGGTGGTGAAGCGGATGCGTGCGCGCCTCGACCCTTCCCCCACGCCAGGGATCACGCCCTTCGCCGAGGCGTTCACACCGTTGCTGGGCACATGGCAGGCGTTGGCCGCCGGTCCTGCCCCCGGTGACCCGGGCGCGGTAACCGTCGAGCACGTGCGGGGGCGTCCGTTGCCCGTCGACGTGGCGGTGGAGCAGCTGGCAGAGCTGGAGAGCCGCTGGCTGCCGACCCTCATGGCTGGGGCGGCGTTGCACCACGGGGACCTGCGCCGCGACAACGTGATGCGCGAGCCGGGTGGGCGGTTGCGCATCGTGGACTGGACGCACCGGTGGAGTGCTCCGGGCTGGCTGGACCTGGTGCGCCTGGCTCCCGACGTGGCCGCGGACGGGCACGACCCACAGGAGCTGCTGGAGACCTCTTGCTGGGCGGATGCTCCTGCCGACGCCGTGAACGTGGCTCTCGCCGGTCTGGCGGGGCGGTGCTGGCGTGAGGGCCACCTGCCGGAGGTAGCGGCGATCCCTGGATTGCGCGTGATGCAGCGCGAGCAGGGGCTGCAGACGTTGCGCTGGCTGGAGCAACGGCTGACCACGCCGCGGCGATGA
- a CDS encoding haloacid dehalogenase-like hydrolase — protein sequence MVQQQCVVFDLDDTLVASDSFARFLAYLLRRSPPRLALVALTAPGWVLLGARRSSRLHADRLLTWAATVGLSPARFEALLRTFAAQHAAVEGGRRITIALQRLHEHLAAGDRVVIATACAEPLAREVCKVLNLRGVEVVASTFTAHRWRLPHAAPARGQQKVQALQDAGIQLPVDHAYSDSVNDLPLLRAARTAHLVRPSRRHLPLLLRELGPEIEVLR from the coding sequence ATGGTTCAGCAGCAGTGCGTCGTCTTCGACCTCGACGACACCCTGGTGGCCTCCGACTCCTTCGCCCGCTTCCTGGCCTACCTGCTGCGCCGCTCCCCACCACGCCTGGCCTTGGTGGCACTCACTGCCCCGGGGTGGGTACTGCTCGGCGCCCGCCGCTCCAGTCGACTGCACGCGGATCGCCTCCTCACCTGGGCCGCCACCGTGGGCCTCAGCCCCGCCCGCTTCGAGGCGCTCCTGCGCACCTTCGCCGCCCAGCACGCCGCCGTCGAAGGCGGTCGACGCATCACCATCGCGCTGCAGCGCCTCCACGAGCACCTGGCCGCCGGGGACCGAGTCGTCATCGCCACCGCCTGTGCTGAGCCCTTAGCCCGGGAAGTCTGCAAGGTCCTGAACCTACGAGGCGTCGAGGTCGTTGCCAGCACCTTCACCGCCCACCGCTGGCGCCTGCCCCACGCCGCGCCCGCCCGCGGCCAGCAGAAGGTTCAGGCCTTGCAGGACGCCGGTATCCAGCTACCCGTCGATCACGCCTACTCCGACAGCGTCAACGATCTGCCGCTGCTGCGCGCAGCACGCACCGCCCACCTGGTGCGCCCCTCGAGACGTCACCTGCCCCTGCTGCTGCGCGAGCTGGGCCCAGAAATTGAGGTCCTCAGATGA
- a CDS encoding DinB family protein yields MSKRVPLRGEEKASLHISLDRHRDAVLWKLEGLDEEQLRRPMTPTGTNLLGLVKHLAGVEYEWLPKTYGRATEPLETDVVADMNAGPHESTADIVAFYGRARAASDAVIAEHGIDDVGTAWFGEQVSLRRVLIGLVEETARHAGHMDILRELIDGAIGSHRPD; encoded by the coding sequence ATGTCGAAGCGGGTGCCGCTCAGGGGCGAGGAGAAGGCGAGCCTGCACATCAGCCTCGACCGTCACCGCGACGCCGTCTTGTGGAAGCTGGAAGGGCTCGACGAGGAGCAGTTGCGCCGGCCCATGACACCGACAGGCACCAACCTGCTGGGGCTGGTGAAGCACCTCGCCGGGGTCGAGTACGAGTGGCTGCCCAAGACCTACGGCCGAGCGACCGAGCCGCTGGAGACCGACGTCGTCGCCGACATGAACGCCGGCCCGCACGAGTCCACCGCCGACATCGTCGCTTTCTATGGACGCGCCCGGGCCGCGTCCGATGCGGTGATCGCGGAGCATGGCATCGATGACGTCGGCACGGCGTGGTTCGGTGAGCAGGTCAGCCTGCGTCGGGTTCTCATCGGCTTGGTCGAGGAGACCGCTCGCCACGCCGGGCACATGGACATCCTGCGCGAGCTCATCGACGGAGCCATCGGAAGCCACCGGCCGGACTGA
- a CDS encoding DUF6884 domain-containing protein: MTTQPLVIIPCGGKKADSLRPARDLYIGSYFRACLATALTVGPADRVRILSAKHGLLTLDAEVAPYELRMDSPIAVPERIVREQAKRADLLDTAHVIVLAGSAYARKVGAVWPRALDALAGTGGIGEQLARLAAWRMDPASLVALLPDLPTWRYVQHAEEPARVHAVRVGDALTECGRHVGRPFREVAARRMPSCAACSSAWPSWAREVETARRADALLGSSA; encoded by the coding sequence ATGACCACGCAGCCCCTCGTCATCATCCCCTGCGGAGGGAAGAAGGCGGACTCTCTGAGGCCGGCGCGAGACCTCTACATCGGCAGCTACTTCCGCGCCTGCCTGGCGACGGCGCTGACCGTCGGCCCTGCGGACCGCGTTCGCATCCTGTCCGCCAAGCACGGCCTGCTGACCCTCGACGCCGAGGTCGCCCCGTACGAGCTGCGCATGGACTCTCCGATCGCGGTTCCTGAGCGCATCGTGCGGGAGCAGGCCAAGCGCGCCGACCTGCTCGACACCGCCCACGTCATCGTCCTGGCCGGGAGCGCCTACGCCCGCAAGGTGGGCGCCGTCTGGCCGCGAGCCCTGGACGCCCTGGCGGGAACCGGGGGCATCGGGGAGCAGCTCGCGCGTCTGGCGGCGTGGAGAATGGATCCGGCGAGTCTGGTGGCCTTGCTGCCGGACCTGCCGACCTGGCGCTACGTCCAGCACGCTGAGGAGCCAGCGCGCGTGCACGCGGTGCGGGTGGGGGATGCGTTGACCGAGTGCGGCCGCCATGTCGGTCGCCCGTTCCGTGAGGTCGCAGCCCGTCGGATGCCGTCGTGCGCGGCCTGCAGTTCAGCCTGGCCGTCGTGGGCGCGTGAGGTGGAGACGGCCCGCCGGGCAGACGCGTTGCTCGGCTCCAGCGCGTAA
- a CDS encoding Rv3235 family protein translates to MDTIQSTARQYVRQQDKQREESRQVVFSDVHRRAPREERSPLGEASQCEGQFVLSMDVAPARPPGAGVASQDMEEVEHWVRRWMIVYLGVFASRRPRQQLLRWCSPEVYQTVSRRQQLLAARERRLCAPGVAQPMAGLVTPVVKSVHLHHVGAGVYEAAVILRTGARFTAMALRVVVDRDHRGRRRARVTALEL, encoded by the coding sequence GTGGACACGATCCAGAGCACAGCTCGCCAGTACGTCAGGCAGCAGGACAAGCAGCGGGAGGAGAGCCGACAGGTCGTCTTCAGCGACGTCCACCGCAGAGCACCTCGTGAGGAGAGGTCTCCGCTCGGCGAGGCTTCCCAGTGCGAGGGGCAGTTCGTGCTCTCGATGGACGTGGCGCCTGCTCGTCCACCGGGGGCCGGCGTGGCGTCTCAGGACATGGAAGAGGTCGAGCACTGGGTGCGGCGATGGATGATCGTCTACCTGGGGGTCTTCGCCAGCCGCCGCCCCCGCCAGCAGCTCCTGCGCTGGTGCAGTCCGGAGGTCTACCAGACGGTCTCGCGGCGTCAGCAGCTCCTGGCCGCCCGCGAGCGCCGGCTGTGCGCTCCTGGGGTCGCTCAGCCCATGGCGGGACTGGTGACGCCGGTCGTCAAGAGCGTGCACCTGCACCACGTCGGGGCCGGTGTCTACGAGGCGGCCGTCATCCTGCGGACAGGCGCTCGGTTCACGGCAATGGCGCTGCGGGTGGTCGTCGACCGCGATCACCGCGGTCGACGCCGAGCTCGTGTCACCGCTCTGGAGCTGTAG